The proteins below come from a single Halostagnicola larsenii XH-48 genomic window:
- a CDS encoding SDR family NAD(P)-dependent oxidoreductase, with translation MTDAFNLDGRVAVVTGGGRGIGRAIALELAAAGAAVVPTARTSEEVEAVAAEIEDADGTAIAATADVTDRDAVSAVIERTEAELGGIDIVVNNAGFNPDDALGRPEDVSTESLGDVLAVNLEGAFEVTTAAAESLFESGGGAVINVASVGGLVGLPRQHPYVASKHGLVGLTKSMALDWAPEVRVNAVAPGYVSTALTEDLEANERLRQSILDRTPLERFATPEEIAGPVVFLASDAASYVTGECLAADGGWTAR, from the coding sequence ATGACGGACGCATTCAATCTCGACGGACGAGTCGCAGTCGTAACGGGCGGTGGACGCGGCATCGGGCGAGCGATCGCACTCGAGTTGGCCGCCGCCGGCGCGGCGGTCGTTCCGACCGCTCGAACGAGCGAGGAAGTCGAGGCCGTCGCCGCGGAAATCGAGGACGCAGATGGCACCGCGATAGCCGCCACCGCGGACGTAACCGATCGAGACGCGGTTTCGGCGGTGATCGAGCGCACCGAAGCCGAGTTGGGCGGGATCGACATCGTCGTCAACAACGCCGGGTTCAATCCGGACGACGCGCTCGGTCGGCCTGAGGACGTGTCGACCGAGAGTCTGGGGGACGTGCTCGCGGTCAACCTCGAGGGAGCATTCGAGGTGACGACCGCCGCGGCGGAATCGCTGTTTGAGAGCGGCGGGGGCGCGGTGATCAACGTCGCGAGCGTCGGCGGGCTCGTCGGGCTTCCCCGTCAGCACCCGTACGTCGCCTCGAAACACGGCCTCGTCGGGCTTACCAAGAGTATGGCGCTCGACTGGGCACCCGAGGTCAGAGTCAACGCCGTCGCGCCGGGGTACGTCTCGACGGCGCTAACCGAAGACCTCGAGGCGAACGAACGGCTCCGGCAGTCGATTCTGGATCGAACACCGCTCGAGCGATTCGCCACGCCCGAGGAAATCGCCGGCCCGGTCGTCTTTCTCGCGAGCGACGCCGCAAGCTACGTGACCGGCGAGTGTCTGGCGGCCGACGGCGGCTGGACCGCGCGCTAA
- a CDS encoding tyrosine--tRNA ligase has product MDAYERIMRNAEEVVTDEEVRELAADPAGKRAYVGYEPSGVLHLGHLLTANKLIDLQEAGLEVVVLLADVHAYLNGKGTFEEIRETAEQMKAQFIAYGIDEDSAEFVYGSEFQLEKEYTLDLHALELETTLNRAQRAMAEIQGGETAKVSHVVYPLMQTLDIEYLDLDLAVGGIDQRKVHMLAREELPELGYEVRPALHTPIVADLTTGEGKMSSSEGVTISMEDSTDELEEKVNSAFCPPTADPEGDLENPVLELFEYHVFPRFSEIVVERPDEYGGNVTYEQYESLEADLESGELHPADAKGTLASYLDELIAPGREKLREIRS; this is encoded by the coding sequence ATGGACGCGTACGAGCGGATTATGCGAAACGCTGAGGAGGTCGTCACCGACGAGGAGGTCAGGGAACTCGCCGCCGATCCGGCGGGCAAGCGCGCTTACGTCGGCTACGAGCCCTCGGGGGTTCTTCATCTCGGACACCTGTTGACCGCGAACAAACTGATCGATCTGCAGGAAGCCGGCCTCGAGGTCGTCGTCTTGCTCGCGGACGTCCACGCCTACCTCAACGGAAAAGGCACGTTCGAGGAGATCCGCGAGACCGCAGAACAGATGAAAGCCCAGTTCATCGCCTACGGCATCGACGAGGACTCGGCGGAGTTCGTCTACGGCTCGGAGTTCCAACTCGAGAAGGAGTACACGCTCGATCTGCACGCCCTCGAACTCGAGACGACGCTGAACCGCGCCCAGCGCGCGATGGCCGAAATTCAGGGCGGCGAGACGGCGAAGGTGAGCCACGTCGTCTACCCGCTGATGCAGACGCTCGACATCGAGTACCTCGATCTGGACCTCGCCGTAGGCGGGATCGATCAGCGAAAAGTCCACATGCTCGCCCGCGAGGAGTTGCCCGAACTGGGCTACGAGGTACGGCCAGCACTGCACACGCCCATCGTCGCCGACCTCACGACCGGCGAGGGGAAGATGTCCTCGAGCGAGGGCGTCACCATCTCGATGGAGGACTCGACCGACGAACTCGAGGAGAAGGTCAACTCCGCGTTCTGTCCGCCGACGGCCGATCCCGAGGGCGACCTCGAGAACCCCGTCCTCGAACTGTTCGAGTACCACGTCTTCCCGCGCTTTAGCGAAATCGTCGTCGAGCGTCCCGACGAGTACGGCGGGAACGTTACCTACGAACAGTACGAGTCGCTCGAGGCGGACCTCGAGTCCGGCGAACTCCACCCCGCGGACGCCAAGGGAACCCTCGCGAGCTACCTCGACGAACTGATCGCACCGGGCCGCGAGAAGCTTCGAGAGATCCGGTCCTGA
- a CDS encoding glutamate--cysteine ligase — protein MERGSSESFTRMGTLGIEEECFVVDGDGRPTSGTDELVYEHDPPEILEGRLDHELFKFVIETQTPLIERPEDARDALLEIRRALVEHAEAHGYRIAAAGLHPLAKWRELEHAEKPRYQSQLDRIQYPQHRNTTAGVHVHVGVDDADKAVWIANELRWYVPIMLALSANSPYWCGFDTGLESARAKIFEALPNTGMPTYFEDYEAFDTFERRMLETESIRDRGELWYDVRPHTEHGTVEIRTPDGQADPNIVLAFVEYAHALVEALAEEYEDGTPGRRHRRELLDENKWRAIRHGHDAAFIDRDLEGTLELGEVVDRECERLGIDGIKAVYEASSGAESQRRLRQTRGDDALCDSLFLETE, from the coding sequence ATGGAACGCGGGTCGTCGGAATCGTTCACACGGATGGGCACACTGGGCATCGAAGAGGAGTGTTTCGTCGTCGACGGCGACGGACGGCCCACGAGCGGGACGGACGAACTCGTCTACGAACACGACCCGCCCGAGATTCTCGAGGGGCGACTCGATCACGAACTGTTCAAGTTCGTCATCGAGACCCAGACGCCGCTGATCGAACGCCCCGAAGACGCTCGAGATGCGCTTCTCGAAATTCGACGGGCGCTGGTCGAGCACGCCGAGGCCCACGGCTACCGGATCGCCGCCGCGGGGCTGCACCCGCTCGCGAAGTGGCGCGAACTCGAACACGCCGAAAAGCCCCGGTACCAGTCCCAGCTCGACCGAATTCAGTATCCACAGCACCGGAACACGACGGCGGGCGTCCACGTCCACGTCGGCGTCGACGACGCCGACAAGGCGGTCTGGATCGCCAACGAACTCCGGTGGTACGTCCCGATCATGCTCGCGCTCTCTGCGAACTCGCCGTACTGGTGCGGGTTCGACACGGGGCTCGAGTCGGCGCGGGCGAAGATTTTCGAAGCGCTGCCGAACACGGGGATGCCGACGTACTTCGAGGACTACGAGGCCTTCGACACGTTCGAGCGCCGGATGCTCGAGACGGAGTCGATTCGGGACAGGGGCGAACTGTGGTACGACGTGCGTCCGCACACCGAACACGGCACCGTCGAGATTCGAACGCCCGACGGGCAGGCCGATCCGAACATTGTCCTCGCGTTCGTCGAGTACGCCCACGCGCTCGTCGAAGCGCTCGCCGAGGAGTACGAGGACGGAACGCCGGGTCGGAGACACCGACGCGAACTCTTAGACGAGAACAAGTGGCGGGCGATCCGCCACGGCCACGACGCGGCGTTCATCGACCGCGACCTCGAGGGCACACTCGAGTTAGGCGAGGTCGTCGACCGCGAGTGCGAACGGCTCGGAATCGACGGGATCAAAGCCGTGTATGAGGCCTCGAGCGGAGCCGAATCCCAGCGACGACTACGTCAGACCCGGGGTGACGACGCCCTCTGTGACTCGTTGTTCCTCGAGACCGAGTAG
- a CDS encoding fibrillarin-like rRNA/tRNA 2'-O-methyltransferase — protein MSKLLDGIQRRQIDGEERLATRGEPVYGEPTEDGWRAWDPHRSKLGAMFELGMDHGLEGGETVLYLGAASGTTVSHVADFAGPTYAVEFAPRPARALLSAAESRPRLFPLLKDARKPDTYAHVVESGVDAIVQDVATRGQARVALENRRFLAEDGRLLLAIKARSEDVTRDPEAVFADARDELTTGDDGYEILETQRLDDYHTDHLAIVARPK, from the coding sequence ATGAGTAAGCTCCTCGACGGCATACAGCGACGACAAATCGACGGCGAGGAGCGACTCGCCACCCGAGGAGAGCCGGTCTACGGCGAGCCGACCGAAGACGGTTGGCGTGCGTGGGACCCCCATCGGTCGAAACTCGGCGCGATGTTCGAACTCGGAATGGACCACGGACTCGAGGGCGGGGAGACAGTGTTGTACCTCGGCGCGGCCAGCGGAACGACCGTGAGCCACGTCGCCGACTTCGCCGGGCCGACCTACGCGGTGGAGTTCGCGCCCCGGCCGGCACGAGCGCTCCTTTCTGCCGCCGAGTCGCGACCGCGCCTGTTTCCGCTGTTGAAAGACGCCCGCAAGCCGGATACGTACGCACACGTCGTGGAATCCGGCGTCGACGCGATCGTCCAGGACGTCGCGACGCGCGGGCAGGCACGCGTCGCACTTGAGAACCGCCGGTTTCTGGCCGAGGATGGCCGCCTGTTGCTCGCCATCAAGGCACGAAGCGAAGACGTAACGCGCGATCCCGAAGCCGTCTTCGCGGATGCCCGCGACGAACTGACGACGGGTGATGACGGATACGAGATCCTCGAGACCCAGCGGTTGGACGACTACCATACCGATCACCTCGCAATCGTCGCACGGCCGAAGTGA
- a CDS encoding DUF309 domain-containing protein gives MDEHTNDPTVGPPDGNPPGWSADGERWEHATLRRATVHGVRLFNAGEYHRSHDCFEDEWYNYGRGRTESAFLHGMVQVAAGAYKHVDFRDDDGMRSLFRTALEYLQGVPRDYYGVDVLDVRTALTNALESPERIDDWRIRLDDAHPTAREIDRAYADRLE, from the coding sequence ATGGACGAACACACGAACGATCCGACGGTCGGGCCGCCCGACGGCAACCCGCCGGGGTGGTCCGCGGACGGGGAGCGCTGGGAACACGCGACGCTCCGTCGAGCCACGGTCCACGGCGTTCGGTTGTTCAACGCGGGCGAGTACCACCGTAGCCACGATTGTTTCGAGGACGAGTGGTACAACTACGGCCGCGGACGCACCGAGAGCGCGTTCCTCCACGGGATGGTGCAGGTCGCCGCCGGAGCCTACAAACACGTCGACTTTCGGGACGACGACGGGATGCGCTCGCTGTTTCGAACGGCCCTCGAGTACCTTCAGGGCGTGCCTCGCGATTACTACGGCGTCGACGTCCTCGACGTCCGCACCGCCCTGACCAACGCGCTCGAGTCGCCCGAGCGCATCGACGATTGGCGGATCCGGCTCGACGACGCGCATCCGACGGCTCGTGAGATTGACCGCGCATACGCGGATCGCCTCGAGTGA
- a CDS encoding DUF63 family protein produces the protein MDDFIDRYGPVRVWAATVALLASAITLGAILFPQRVYVDIIWHYFWGPVVADAHGWSCVTWAGGEQLECAAAPGDAGPTASPGYTVQSYAGYIPTLVILLIGIIFIIKRLDIDRYRAGFYGLFPFFLFGGVLRVVEDANVATYTATGELPIQMPWNGILISPLIYFTVFFFTLFAVLVSVWLERNGYVSGYEYPLAGIGTLALASALGYLGYLAATKPYVEFYPGLLLVTLGGATIATAITWLLIQQFAPGLNRGTEYMGIVVIWAHAVDGVANVVGLDWATVFGHSANLIPKHPINRWIVNTTGSVLPADIVAVTGDAWPFLLVKLAAAVFVIWIFDETVFEDSPRYAILLMITVVAVGLGPGTRDMIRATFGV, from the coding sequence ATGGACGACTTCATCGATCGGTACGGTCCGGTCCGGGTGTGGGCCGCCACCGTCGCACTCCTTGCCTCTGCGATCACGCTCGGGGCGATCCTCTTTCCACAACGGGTGTACGTCGACATCATCTGGCACTACTTCTGGGGGCCGGTGGTCGCCGACGCCCACGGTTGGAGCTGTGTTACGTGGGCCGGCGGCGAACAACTCGAGTGTGCGGCCGCACCGGGAGACGCTGGGCCGACCGCCTCGCCAGGGTATACCGTACAGTCGTACGCGGGCTACATTCCGACGCTCGTAATCCTGTTGATAGGTATCATCTTCATCATCAAGCGACTCGATATCGACCGCTATCGGGCCGGCTTCTACGGGTTGTTCCCGTTCTTCCTGTTCGGCGGCGTGCTTCGAGTCGTCGAGGACGCGAACGTTGCGACCTACACCGCAACCGGTGAGCTTCCGATTCAGATGCCCTGGAACGGCATCCTGATCAGCCCGCTCATCTACTTCACCGTCTTCTTCTTCACGCTCTTTGCCGTCCTCGTCTCGGTCTGGCTCGAGCGAAACGGCTACGTCTCGGGCTACGAGTATCCGCTCGCGGGAATCGGAACGCTCGCGCTCGCCTCTGCGCTCGGCTATCTGGGCTACCTCGCGGCGACGAAACCATATGTGGAGTTCTACCCCGGCTTGTTGCTCGTTACGCTCGGCGGCGCGACGATCGCGACGGCGATAACGTGGCTGTTGATACAGCAGTTCGCACCCGGTCTCAACCGAGGGACGGAGTACATGGGAATCGTCGTTATCTGGGCCCACGCCGTCGACGGCGTCGCGAACGTCGTCGGCCTCGACTGGGCGACCGTCTTCGGGCACTCGGCGAACCTCATTCCCAAACATCCGATCAACCGGTGGATCGTCAACACGACGGGATCCGTCCTTCCCGCAGATATCGTCGCGGTGACTGGCGACGCGTGGCCGTTCTTGCTCGTGAAACTGGCCGCCGCCGTCTTCGTCATCTGGATCTTCGACGAGACGGTCTTCGAGGACAGTCCGCGCTATGCGATCTTGCTCATGATCACCGTCGTCGCGGTCGGACTCGGCCCCGGAACGCGGGACATGATCAGGGCGACCTTCGGCGTCTGA
- a CDS encoding M24 family metallopeptidase has translation MEKLERLEDYLEDRDLDSIWFARPNSFAWLTGGSNVIDRSADAGVAAIGYDGDELTLLADNIEADRILAEECPDLEHTPEIERFPWYETDLEDALAEYAGENAAADIDIPWFERVDSSALRQPLTEQDRQRYRDLGAETAAAVESVCHELRSEDTEHEVASALRVALSAREIEAPVLLVGGSERAPTYRHYTPKREQLGEYALVSVTAERDRLHASCTRTVAFDPPEWLEQRHEAATRVETTALAATQEYANSSVNTTMSSAKPGETGSNESGSSETRNTAGTAGDVFAEIEHAYDAVGWEGEWQNHHQGGAAGFAGREWIATPGHEATVRTPMAYAWNPTVQGAKSEGTVLVTDDEFEPLTTTGQWPTVTARAVDSDLELERPGILGIHD, from the coding sequence ATGGAAAAACTCGAGCGACTCGAGGACTATCTCGAGGATCGCGACCTCGACTCGATCTGGTTCGCGCGTCCGAACTCCTTCGCCTGGCTCACTGGCGGTTCGAACGTCATCGACCGATCGGCCGACGCCGGGGTCGCGGCGATCGGCTACGACGGCGACGAACTGACGCTGCTCGCCGACAACATCGAAGCCGACCGCATCCTCGCCGAGGAGTGTCCCGATCTCGAACACACACCCGAAATCGAGCGGTTCCCGTGGTACGAAACGGACCTCGAGGACGCGCTCGCGGAGTACGCCGGCGAAAATGCCGCGGCGGATATCGACATCCCGTGGTTCGAACGCGTCGACTCGAGCGCGCTCCGCCAACCCCTGACCGAGCAGGACCGCCAGCGGTACCGCGACCTCGGCGCGGAAACCGCCGCCGCCGTCGAATCGGTGTGTCACGAACTGCGAAGCGAGGACACCGAACACGAGGTCGCCTCGGCGCTGCGAGTCGCGCTCTCGGCTCGAGAGATCGAAGCCCCGGTGTTGCTCGTCGGTGGCTCCGAACGCGCCCCGACGTATCGTCACTACACGCCGAAACGCGAGCAGCTGGGCGAGTACGCGCTCGTTTCGGTGACCGCCGAGCGAGACAGGCTACACGCGAGTTGTACCCGAACCGTCGCGTTCGATCCGCCCGAGTGGCTCGAGCAGCGCCACGAGGCCGCAACCCGCGTCGAGACCACGGCACTCGCGGCCACGCAAGAATACGCGAACTCGAGCGTGAACACGACGATGTCGAGCGCGAAACCGGGCGAAACAGGCTCGAACGAATCTGGCTCGAGCGAGACGAGAAACACAGCCGGCACGGCGGGCGACGTGTTCGCCGAAATCGAGCACGCCTACGACGCGGTCGGCTGGGAGGGCGAGTGGCAGAATCACCACCAGGGCGGTGCGGCCGGGTTCGCGGGCCGCGAATGGATCGCCACACCGGGCCACGAGGCGACCGTCCGGACGCCGATGGCCTACGCCTGGAACCCGACGGTCCAGGGTGCTAAAAGCGAGGGGACCGTTCTCGTCACCGACGACGAGTTCGAACCGCTGACGACCACCGGGCAGTGGCCGACGGTGACCGCTCGAGCGGTCGACAGCGACCTCGAACTCGAGCGACCGGGCATTCTCGGCATTCACGACTGA
- a CDS encoding NOP5/NOP56 family protein encodes MTQTAGWFATLAADPDADDDALVDAVRDGRADEPDSWPERAVDEGVVDDEDAYYDRLHRTTMAATRAAVTERERADDSQLIHAIRAMDDCQRTANELAERVAEWGGTLDPDAGTGIEYARDLATTEPEPGTTAVVSLAEQVVALEEEADGLRAYIEQTMPTVAPNLAALAGPVLGARLVSLAGGLESLAKKPSGTVQVLGAEDALFAHLRGHAPSPKHGIIYTHDGVRGTPMENRGSAARALAGKLSIAARVDHYSGEYRPDLEAELTERLETIRARTGDEYDGGNDNSGAVENANGGETDE; translated from the coding sequence ATGACCCAAACAGCGGGGTGGTTCGCCACGCTCGCGGCCGACCCCGACGCAGACGACGACGCGCTCGTCGACGCGGTACGCGACGGACGCGCTGACGAACCGGATTCCTGGCCCGAGCGGGCCGTCGACGAGGGGGTCGTCGACGACGAGGACGCCTACTACGACCGCCTGCACCGGACGACGATGGCCGCGACTCGAGCGGCCGTCACCGAACGCGAGCGGGCCGACGACAGCCAGTTGATCCACGCGATTCGCGCGATGGACGACTGCCAGCGGACCGCGAACGAACTCGCAGAGCGGGTCGCGGAGTGGGGCGGCACGCTCGATCCCGACGCCGGAACGGGAATCGAATACGCGCGAGACCTTGCGACCACGGAACCGGAGCCGGGGACAACGGCCGTCGTCTCGCTGGCCGAGCAGGTGGTCGCCCTCGAGGAAGAAGCAGACGGGCTGCGGGCCTACATCGAGCAGACGATGCCGACCGTCGCGCCGAACCTGGCCGCGCTGGCCGGTCCGGTACTCGGGGCGAGACTCGTCTCGCTGGCCGGCGGCCTCGAGTCGCTGGCGAAGAAACCGAGCGGCACCGTCCAGGTGCTCGGGGCCGAAGACGCCCTGTTCGCCCACCTCCGCGGGCACGCCCCGTCGCCGAAACACGGGATCATCTACACGCACGACGGCGTTCGCGGAACGCCGATGGAAAATCGCGGTTCTGCCGCACGGGCGCTCGCCGGGAAGCTCTCGATCGCCGCGCGCGTCGATCACTACTCGGGTGAGTACCGCCCCGATCTCGAGGCCGAACTGACCGAGCGACTCGAGACGATTCGGGCTCGCACGGGCGACGAGTACGACGGCGGCAACGACAATAGTGGTGCAGTCGAGAATGCAAACGGAGGGGAGACGGATGAGTAA
- a CDS encoding succinylglutamate desuccinylase/aspartoacylase domain-containing protein: MRVAQIGSGTPELAILAGIHGDEPCGVRAVERLLEQRPAVERPVKLVVANERALEQQVRYVDEDLNRAFPGNSDAETHEGQLAAKLTDELEDCLTFSMHSTQSHNEPFAIVKDVTDTARELCPQLPVAAMVETGNFSEGRLFTEIDTIEVECGLQGSETAAENAYSLTRAFLTATGALPGDTVSRDLPVYRLVDCIWKDQADTYEVFVDNFTRVEQGDSFAAADGEMQVADEPFYPVLMSANGYRDVFGYTAEKLDVLSSPTAAD, translated from the coding sequence ATGAGAGTTGCACAGATTGGCTCCGGAACGCCGGAGCTGGCGATTCTCGCCGGCATTCACGGCGACGAGCCCTGCGGCGTTCGAGCCGTCGAGCGGTTGCTCGAGCAGCGGCCGGCCGTCGAACGGCCCGTCAAACTCGTCGTCGCGAACGAGCGAGCGTTAGAGCAACAGGTCAGATACGTCGACGAAGACCTCAACCGCGCGTTTCCCGGCAATTCGGACGCCGAGACGCACGAAGGGCAGTTAGCTGCGAAACTCACGGACGAACTCGAGGACTGTCTCACCTTCTCGATGCATTCGACCCAGAGTCACAACGAACCGTTCGCCATCGTCAAAGACGTCACTGACACTGCACGGGAACTCTGCCCGCAACTCCCCGTCGCGGCGATGGTCGAGACTGGGAACTTCTCGGAGGGGCGGCTGTTCACCGAAATCGACACGATCGAGGTCGAGTGCGGCTTACAGGGAAGCGAAACGGCCGCCGAAAACGCCTACAGTCTCACGCGGGCGTTTCTCACCGCGACCGGCGCACTGCCGGGCGATACGGTCAGCCGTGATCTCCCCGTCTACCGCCTCGTCGACTGCATCTGGAAGGACCAGGCCGATACCTACGAAGTGTTCGTCGACAACTTCACCCGCGTCGAGCAAGGCGACTCCTTCGCCGCAGCGGACGGCGAGATGCAAGTCGCCGACGAGCCGTTTTATCCCGTGCTCATGTCCGCCAACGGCTACCGCGACGTGTTCGGCTATACCGCGGAAAAACTCGACGTTCTCTCCTCGCCCACGGCCGCCGACTGA
- a CDS encoding helix-turn-helix domain-containing protein: MASDEIDGHQPDDPDDRNDGSDGSGDRTRETAADEVDQRIVDLLSWILDTETRAKIYVYLLANAGSTSEEVAKGTGLYPSTVREALAELHEEDRVIREKRASEGAGNNPYEYTAIQPSELVGGVVDQVQQELNTIFTLDRLLDRDGTTELENGEDTDPVTITVDDETPEDESDADSEAESTTGEVSDEETGSVDGSESDEPSEDDDSSSGSSSN; encoded by the coding sequence ATGGCTTCGGATGAGATCGACGGCCACCAGCCGGACGATCCGGACGATCGGAACGACGGATCCGACGGGTCTGGCGACCGAACGCGCGAGACGGCGGCCGACGAGGTCGACCAGCGGATCGTCGATCTCCTCTCGTGGATCCTCGACACGGAAACGCGAGCGAAGATATACGTCTACCTGCTGGCCAACGCGGGGAGCACGTCAGAAGAGGTCGCGAAGGGGACCGGCCTCTATCCGAGCACCGTCCGCGAAGCGCTCGCGGAACTGCACGAAGAGGATCGGGTCATCCGGGAAAAACGCGCCAGCGAAGGTGCGGGAAACAACCCCTACGAGTACACGGCGATTCAGCCGAGCGAGCTCGTCGGCGGCGTCGTCGATCAGGTTCAGCAGGAACTGAACACCATCTTCACGCTCGACCGACTCCTCGATCGAGACGGGACGACGGAACTCGAGAACGGCGAGGACACCGACCCGGTCACGATCACGGTCGACGACGAGACGCCTGAGGACGAATCGGATGCCGACAGTGAGGCGGAATCCACCACTGGAGAGGTATCCGACGAGGAGACAGGATCCGTCGACGGGTCTGAATCCGATGAGCCGTCCGAAGACGACGATTCGTCGTCGGGCTCGAGTTCGAACTAG
- a CDS encoding inositol monophosphatase family protein: MDELERADERAETALRAARAGAEIAEESFRTTLEVETKDGKTDVVTQADRDAQVAVIDTIREEFPDDPVVGEEEDELKEVPESGPAWIVDPIDGTNNYVRGIRVFGTAVAAVIDGEPVSGATVLPALGDTYRAGPSGVYRNDREISVSETADPEAATVSPTFWWDFDQRDQYATATREVVERFGDMRRFGSAQATLAMVACGGLDGTMTNLPTNSWDTVAGVAMIRKAGGTVTDLEGERWKHDSTGLVASNGAIHDELLEATQAIDS; the protein is encoded by the coding sequence ATGGACGAACTCGAGCGGGCCGACGAACGGGCAGAGACTGCGCTCCGTGCCGCCAGAGCGGGTGCTGAAATCGCCGAGGAGTCGTTTCGAACGACACTCGAGGTCGAGACGAAAGACGGGAAGACCGATGTCGTCACGCAGGCCGACCGCGACGCGCAGGTCGCCGTCATCGACACGATTCGGGAGGAGTTCCCCGACGATCCGGTCGTCGGCGAGGAAGAAGACGAACTGAAGGAGGTCCCCGAATCCGGCCCCGCTTGGATCGTCGATCCGATAGATGGGACGAACAACTACGTTCGCGGTATCCGGGTGTTCGGCACCGCCGTTGCGGCGGTTATCGACGGCGAACCGGTCTCCGGGGCGACCGTTCTTCCGGCGCTCGGAGATACCTACCGCGCCGGGCCGTCGGGGGTCTACCGAAACGACCGGGAGATTTCGGTCAGCGAGACCGCAGACCCCGAAGCCGCGACCGTCTCCCCGACGTTCTGGTGGGACTTCGATCAGCGCGATCAGTACGCCACCGCCACCCGCGAGGTCGTCGAGCGATTCGGCGACATGCGACGCTTCGGTAGCGCCCAGGCCACCCTCGCGATGGTCGCCTGCGGCGGTCTCGACGGGACGATGACGAACCTCCCGACGAATTCGTGGGATACCGTCGCCGGCGTCGCGATGATCCGGAAGGCTGGAGGCACGGTCACCGACCTCGAAGGCGAGCGCTGGAAACACGACAGCACCGGGCTGGTGGCCTCGAACGGTGCGATCCACGACGAACTGCTCGAGGCGACCCAGGCGATCGATAGCTGA